A window of Zingiber officinale cultivar Zhangliang chromosome 5A, Zo_v1.1, whole genome shotgun sequence contains these coding sequences:
- the LOC121981228 gene encoding sinapine esterase-like has protein sequence MAAAAAAFFFFAISLHAELGVGCYTSIFSFGASVVDTGNSLIHIGNSCPAGRLPYGETFFHRPTGRFSDGRLIIDFIAQAMGLPLLKPYLGGGGADDFRHGANFAVAGATALDVDYFLSRGIENLFSNNSLSVQLRWFEQLLPSLCSSASHCAAFLSNALFSVGQIGANDYNNPFFQNRSAGEIATFVPDVVSAIGSAIEKLIEMGARTMVVPGSFPMGCCASYLNMFQGEKQDSYDPQTGCINWLNDFAIRHNRLLVAELQRLRRRHPEVAIMYSDVYHAAMAIYASPQDYGFEEPVLAACCGYDGGAYGLNATVPCGSEGNSVCSDPSKKIWWDGLHTTEAANQIIAGGLLGPYTVPPISQACPDVNQEVDGFPGGDGHMASAIKPMGTCEKSSDGR, from the exons atggccgccgccgccgctgctttcttcttcttcgccaTCAGCCTTCATGCCGAGCTCGGCGTCGGCTGCTACACCTCCATCTTTAGCTTCGGCGCTTCTGTCGTCGACACTGGCAACTCTCTCATCCACATCGGCAACTCCTGCCCCGCCGGCCGCCTTCCATACGGCGAGACCTTCTTCCACCGCCCCACCGGCCGCTTTTCCGATGGAAGGCTAATCATCGACTTCATCG CTCAAGCAATGGGTTTGCCGTTACTGAAGCCGTATCTCGGCGGCGGTGGAGCAGATGACTTCAGGCACGGAGCCAACTTTGCGGTCGCCGGAGCCACCGCGCTCGACGTCGATTATTTCCTATCCAGAGGGATAGAGAATCTTTTCTCAAACAACTCCCTGAGCGTGCAGCTTCGCTGGTTCGAGCAACTCCTGCCTTCGCTTTGCTCCTCTGCTTCGCACTGCGCCGCTTTTCTGAGCAACGCCCTGTTCTCGGTGGGGCAGATCGGAGCCAACGACTACAACAACCCCTTCTTCCAAAACCGAAGCGCCGGCGAGATCGCAACCTTCGTTCCCGACGTCGTCAGCGCCATTGGCTCTGCCATAGAA AAATTGATCGAGATGGGCGCGAGAACGATGGTGGTGCCGGGGAGCTTTCCGATGGGTTGCTGTGCCTCGTACCTGAACATGTTCCAGGGCGAAAAGCAAGACAGCTACGATCCCCAAACTGGGTGCATAAATTGGCTCAACGACTTCGCCATCCGCCACAACCGCCTGCTGGTGGCGGAGTTGCAGCGGCTCCGGCGCCGGCACCCGGAGGTGGCCATCATGTACTCCGACGTCTACCACGCCGCTATGGCCATCTACGCTTCTCCCCAAGACTACG GATTCGAGGAGCCTGTTCTTGCGGCGTGCTGTGGATACGATGGCGGCGCCTACGGATTGAATGCGACGGTGCCGTGCGGCAGTGAAGGCAACAGCGTTTGCAGCGACCCATCGAAGAAGATATGGTGGGACGGGCTGCACACGACGGAGGCGGCAAACCAGATCATCGCCGGCGGTCTTCTCGGGCCCTACACCGTCCCCCCTATTTCACAAGCTTGTCCCGACGTAAATCAGGAGGTCGACGGATTCCCTGGCGGTGATGGCCACATGGCCTCTGCAATTAAACCGATGGGAACTTGTGAGAAATCGAGTGATGGCAGATGA